A DNA window from Terriglobia bacterium contains the following coding sequences:
- a CDS encoding SDR family NAD(P)-dependent oxidoreductase: protein MKPPVAAGFWKEIRILENDKGTDSMNHLSEPKDRRAVLQRALRAMEEMQAKLDALEREKREPIAIIGMGCRFPGHASSPEAYWNLLRDGVDAIREVPADRWDIDAFYDPDPDCPGKMYTRMGGFLDEVDKFDAYFFGISPRETRKTDPQQRLVLEVSWEALEDAAIAPKSLLGSQTGVFIGITNYDYARIVERAGLEFIDAYHLTGNCLNFAAGRISYSFGLQGPAMAVDTACSTSGVTIHLACQSLRNRECNLALAGGVNLILSPEISITSTKARTLSPDGYCRTFDSRANGYVRGEGCGVVVLKRLSDALADGDNIRAVIRGSAVNQDGASSGITVPNKLAQAEVMRQALERAGLEPDQVDFVETHGTGTPLGDPIEVRGLASVYSRGRSANHPLIIGTVKTNVGHLESAAGVAGLIKVVLSLQHRTIPAHLHFKKLNPAITLDDIPALIPVQAMPWPSRDKAHVAGLSFFGGSGTVAHMIVEEAPELHSAPEDNSRTSHLFCLSAKNPVALNELAGRYEGYLATPAAASLADVCYTVDAGRSHFNHRLSVVSSTSEELRERLLDYRAGHEAAGLSCREVPGIQAPKVVFLFTGQGGQYLNMGRRLYEGEPIFRSVVDRCDECLRPHLPMSLRSVLYPQPGASTPLDETQYTHVAMFAVQYGLAALWRSWGVEPALIMGHSVGEIVAATVAGQMSFEDGLKLMRERGRLMQSLPAAGMMASLLADEKRAAAALAPYRDRVAIAAVNGPESTVISGEKAAVQAIVKQLEREGTKVKLLKVSNAFHSPLVEPVLAEFEQTAKELNYAAPQVALFSSMRLEMVGEQNLLDATYWRQNLRNTVRFSEAMQKLYEQGYRLFVEIGPTPILVSMGSQCVPIGEGVWLPSLREDRDDWQQLLESLGQLYVNGVDVNWDGFYQDRRGRKIALPTYPFQRERYWVDSPSRAEQPIAGLAAKASGTSHPLLGSRLRSAIPLFEQQLSVTRLPFLKDHCVFGKAVLPATAYLELVQAAAGETFAGKQTTVRNVVLTQALLLPDEEERTIQVMVTETEPGSATFKVFSLDPKGEKRSPAWMLHTTGDISAEEEGSRDGSQELVNLTDIQRRCQTKVEVESHYESLRSRGLEFGPDFKGIEGLWRHEGEAIGLIKLPASLSAETERYHIHPAFMDACLQPVVAALSAPATSNAETQTYLPQRLESFTVYRRPGDQVWSHVTLGKGVAIDSTEITADIEVFDPAGQRVFEVRGLVLRRAGREAIIPFEQEDFSQWLYEFKWEEKPRQIERPESSAFIPAPLRIAQALLPYARRSRSEPGLEEFASLLPRLEGLSTQYVWQALRELGWRIQEHHTFTTESKARELRVPERYHRLLGRMFEMLQQDGCLLRDGQEWKVSRVPPEQNPEEELSTLLKEYPASSAELILVGRCGQHFARAMRGESEPLELLFPNGSLGDVERLYRDSPYFRFYNGLIQQAVMEVVGGAPQDRPLRILEIGAGTGSTTSYLLPKLSAQRTEYVFTDVSSLFTSKARETFAAYPFVSYRVLDIEKNPLEQGFSSHSFDLIIAANVLHATADLRQTLQQIQTLLSSEGLLVLLEATRPLRFADIIVGLTEGWWRFTDTELRPSHALLSQDQWRKLLIGSGFTEVATSPEQERDSVLSNQSLVLARGPRTAEEAKKLGQVMGVPARKGSWLILADHGAMGIGLETTLKSHGEGCVFVSAGKKFENRGRGHFQVDASSPEDFQRLLQEAGCSNGSTLNGVVYLWPLNDSSSAFQDWETLKGEIQKGCGSLLHLVKALVSGGSSLTNNLWIVTRGAQSVDSETALRSLSQSPTAALGSTIGLEYPELHCGRVDLDPVASPDEVEALFEEVRNEKDENLVVFRHGRRLVARLVQSRVDSPAAHKSPKADINQPYQLRISSTGILDNLSLCPVERRSPGQGEVEIEVHATGMGFRDVLMALGRYPGTSHVFGYECAGKIVSVGEGVEQFRVGQRVMAVGPGSFSAFLTISADRIVAIPEPLQEDEAATLPSAFLTAQYALCRLGKISAGEKVLIHAAAGGVGLAAVQLAQRAGAEIFATAGSAEKRAYLKSLGVPHVMDSRSLDFAGEIMEITGGHGVDLVLNSLAGEFIPKSFSITATNGRFLEIGRTGIWDQAQVAQLNRNLSYFPIDLASTFEKSPELVRSLFDELIPDFRTGQLKPLPLKIFPLDELIPAFRFMAQARHIGKVVLSHPSFRGQREGSARVEPGRERTLKPEGSYLITGGLGGLGLLVAGWMSEQGATHLVLTGRSGASESAVSAIRAMEEKGTRVVVAQGDVSDRALLVELFSRFGHSLPPLRGIVHSAGTLDDGVLAQQTWERFERVMAPKVDGAWHLHTLSQDRPLDFFVLFSSAVSMLGSAGQGNHVAACAFEDALAHHRHDLGLPALSINWGPWGEIGAATQGGVSHRLRMKGFHLIEPQQGLRVFEHLLWQDRAQVGVMSVDWRQYVDSLPPGCQSMLFSRVLSKADVHPLVEPRKAPQPPALLEQLRQAPPNKRRPLLEAHIRELAIKVLGLNPSFKLDVNQGLATFGMDSLMTIELKNRLQASVGKPLSSTIVFDHPTVAALAEHLEQNVLMAGENSKEAGRTAKAHDEEARTLTELKQLSDEEAEAILAKELSGTP from the coding sequence GTGAAACCGCCGGTGGCGGCGGGTTTTTGGAAGGAGATAAGGATTTTGGAAAACGATAAAGGGACCGATTCCATGAATCACTTATCAGAACCCAAGGACCGGCGGGCCGTGCTGCAACGGGCGCTCCGGGCTATGGAGGAAATGCAGGCCAAGCTCGATGCTCTCGAGCGTGAGAAGAGGGAACCGATCGCGATCATTGGAATGGGCTGCCGGTTTCCCGGCCATGCCAGTAGTCCGGAGGCTTACTGGAATCTGTTGCGCGACGGGGTGGATGCCATTCGCGAAGTTCCTGCGGATCGCTGGGACATCGACGCTTTTTATGATCCCGATCCCGATTGTCCGGGCAAGATGTACACGCGGATGGGCGGATTCCTGGACGAGGTCGACAAGTTTGACGCGTATTTTTTCGGGATTTCTCCCCGCGAGACTCGGAAGACGGATCCCCAACAGCGATTGGTGCTGGAAGTGAGCTGGGAGGCGCTGGAGGACGCCGCCATTGCTCCCAAGAGCCTGCTGGGGAGTCAGACCGGCGTTTTTATTGGTATCACAAACTACGATTATGCCCGGATTGTAGAGCGCGCGGGCCTGGAGTTCATTGACGCCTACCACCTCACCGGGAATTGCCTCAACTTTGCGGCCGGGCGAATTTCGTATTCTTTTGGATTGCAGGGACCCGCGATGGCGGTGGATACAGCCTGCTCAACCTCCGGGGTCACAATCCATCTTGCCTGCCAAAGCCTCCGCAACCGGGAATGCAACCTGGCCCTGGCGGGCGGAGTCAACCTGATCCTGTCGCCTGAAATCAGCATTACCTCGACCAAGGCAAGGACCCTTTCTCCCGACGGCTACTGCAGGACTTTCGACTCCAGGGCCAACGGTTATGTTCGGGGTGAAGGTTGTGGCGTTGTTGTGCTGAAGCGCTTATCCGACGCTCTGGCCGACGGCGATAATATCCGTGCCGTCATTCGCGGCTCGGCGGTGAATCAAGATGGCGCCAGCAGTGGAATTACGGTTCCCAACAAGCTGGCCCAGGCCGAAGTGATGCGCCAGGCGCTGGAGAGAGCTGGGCTAGAACCGGATCAGGTGGATTTTGTAGAGACCCACGGGACTGGAACCCCTTTAGGAGATCCGATTGAGGTGCGGGGTTTAGCCTCGGTCTACAGCCGGGGACGATCTGCAAATCATCCGCTGATTATCGGGACCGTGAAGACCAATGTGGGCCACTTGGAATCGGCCGCGGGTGTAGCCGGGTTGATCAAAGTGGTCCTTTCGCTGCAGCACCGCACCATTCCAGCTCACTTGCATTTCAAGAAGCTCAATCCCGCGATCACGCTTGACGATATTCCTGCACTCATCCCCGTCCAGGCAATGCCCTGGCCCAGCCGAGACAAGGCGCACGTGGCTGGCCTGAGCTTTTTCGGTGGAAGCGGGACCGTTGCCCACATGATCGTGGAGGAGGCCCCGGAACTTCATTCTGCCCCTGAGGATAACTCCCGAACCTCACACTTGTTCTGTCTGTCCGCAAAGAATCCAGTCGCCTTGAATGAACTGGCGGGTCGCTACGAAGGCTATCTCGCGACCCCAGCGGCGGCATCACTGGCTGACGTGTGTTACACGGTCGATGCAGGACGGTCGCATTTCAATCATCGACTCTCCGTCGTCAGCTCAACTTCAGAGGAGTTGCGGGAACGGCTGCTTGATTACAGAGCGGGCCACGAGGCTGCAGGACTGTCGTGCAGAGAGGTTCCGGGTATCCAGGCACCCAAGGTTGTTTTCCTGTTCACGGGACAGGGGGGGCAGTACTTGAATATGGGGCGCCGGCTGTACGAGGGCGAGCCGATCTTCCGAAGCGTCGTCGATCGCTGTGATGAATGCCTGCGCCCGCATCTGCCAATGTCCTTGCGGTCGGTGTTGTACCCGCAGCCGGGGGCGAGCACGCCCTTGGATGAGACCCAGTACACGCACGTGGCGATGTTTGCAGTCCAGTACGGGCTGGCCGCGTTGTGGCGTTCCTGGGGGGTAGAGCCCGCGCTGATCATGGGCCACAGCGTCGGGGAGATCGTAGCCGCTACGGTGGCCGGGCAGATGAGCTTTGAGGACGGACTCAAACTGATGCGTGAGCGGGGACGTCTCATGCAAAGCCTTCCGGCCGCCGGGATGATGGCATCCCTGCTCGCCGACGAAAAGCGGGCCGCCGCTGCCCTGGCCCCCTACCGGGATCGAGTGGCTATTGCCGCCGTCAACGGGCCGGAGAGCACAGTGATTTCCGGAGAAAAGGCGGCGGTGCAGGCGATTGTGAAGCAGTTGGAGAGGGAGGGCACCAAGGTCAAATTACTAAAGGTGTCCAATGCCTTTCATTCGCCGCTGGTGGAGCCCGTGTTGGCGGAATTCGAACAGACTGCGAAAGAACTGAATTACGCCGCTCCGCAGGTTGCTTTGTTTTCCAGCATGCGCCTGGAAATGGTGGGAGAACAGAATCTGCTGGATGCGACGTACTGGCGGCAGAATCTTCGGAACACGGTGCGTTTTTCCGAGGCCATGCAGAAGCTTTATGAACAAGGCTATCGCTTGTTTGTGGAGATTGGGCCAACTCCCATTCTGGTCAGCATGGGTAGCCAATGCGTGCCGATCGGTGAAGGGGTCTGGCTGCCTTCGCTGCGGGAAGATCGGGACGATTGGCAACAATTACTGGAAAGCCTGGGGCAGCTCTACGTGAATGGCGTCGATGTGAACTGGGATGGGTTCTACCAGGATCGTCGAGGCCGCAAGATCGCCCTGCCCACCTATCCCTTCCAACGCGAGCGGTACTGGGTGGATTCCCCATCCCGCGCCGAGCAGCCCATAGCCGGCCTTGCCGCGAAGGCTTCTGGTACAAGCCATCCATTGCTGGGTAGTCGATTGCGTTCCGCAATCCCCCTCTTCGAACAGCAACTCAGTGTTACTCGTCTTCCCTTTCTCAAAGACCATTGCGTTTTTGGCAAAGCAGTTCTTCCAGCCACCGCCTATCTGGAGTTGGTGCAGGCCGCAGCAGGCGAGACTTTTGCAGGCAAGCAGACCACCGTAAGAAACGTGGTTCTTACTCAGGCCCTCCTGCTCCCGGACGAAGAAGAAAGAACGATTCAGGTGATGGTGACAGAGACGGAGCCGGGTTCCGCCACTTTTAAAGTCTTCAGCCTCGATCCAAAGGGAGAAAAGAGAAGCCCCGCATGGATGCTTCATACCACCGGCGATATATCCGCGGAAGAAGAGGGCAGCCGCGATGGGTCGCAGGAACTCGTTAACCTCACCGACATTCAAAGGCGTTGCCAGACCAAGGTGGAGGTCGAATCCCACTATGAGTCGCTGCGGTCGCGAGGGCTGGAGTTTGGACCCGACTTCAAAGGAATAGAAGGGTTATGGAGACATGAGGGAGAGGCCATTGGTTTGATCAAGCTCCCTGCCTCCTTATCCGCCGAAACAGAGCGGTATCACATTCACCCGGCTTTCATGGACGCTTGCTTGCAGCCCGTCGTCGCGGCGTTGTCGGCGCCTGCCACTTCCAATGCTGAAACGCAGACTTACTTGCCGCAGCGACTGGAAAGCTTCACGGTGTACCGCCGTCCTGGCGATCAAGTATGGAGTCATGTCACTCTTGGCAAAGGTGTCGCCATCGACAGCACCGAGATTACTGCGGACATCGAGGTTTTTGATCCCGCGGGACAAAGGGTTTTCGAAGTTCGGGGTTTGGTTCTTAGACGGGCGGGACGAGAGGCAATCATCCCCTTCGAGCAAGAGGATTTCAGCCAATGGTTGTATGAGTTCAAATGGGAAGAAAAGCCGCGACAAATCGAGAGGCCTGAGAGTTCCGCCTTCATTCCCGCCCCCCTGCGTATTGCGCAAGCACTCCTGCCATATGCGCGGCGAAGCCGCTCGGAGCCAGGGTTAGAGGAGTTTGCCTCCCTGCTGCCAAGGCTGGAGGGGTTGAGCACTCAATATGTATGGCAGGCGCTCCGGGAATTGGGCTGGAGGATTCAGGAACATCACACCTTCACCACCGAGTCGAAAGCGCGCGAACTGCGCGTCCCGGAACGGTACCATCGTCTCCTGGGCAGAATGTTCGAGATGTTGCAACAGGACGGCTGCCTCTTGCGAGACGGCCAAGAGTGGAAAGTCTCCCGCGTTCCTCCCGAGCAAAATCCCGAGGAGGAGCTATCGACCCTTTTGAAGGAATACCCAGCCTCTTCCGCGGAGTTGATCCTGGTCGGGCGGTGCGGTCAGCACTTCGCCCGAGCCATGAGAGGTGAATCCGAGCCGCTGGAGCTGTTATTTCCCAATGGGTCTTTAGGAGACGTGGAAAGACTCTACAGAGACTCTCCGTACTTTCGTTTCTACAACGGGCTCATTCAGCAGGCTGTTATGGAGGTGGTTGGCGGAGCGCCCCAGGATCGACCCTTAAGGATCCTGGAGATCGGCGCGGGAACCGGAAGCACCACGTCCTATCTGTTGCCCAAACTTTCGGCCCAACGGACGGAGTATGTATTCACAGACGTCTCGAGTCTTTTTACCTCCAAGGCCCGGGAAACCTTTGCCGCCTACCCCTTCGTAAGTTATCGGGTTCTCGATATCGAGAAGAACCCATTGGAGCAGGGCTTCAGTAGTCATTCGTTCGACCTGATCATCGCGGCCAATGTCCTGCATGCCACGGCGGATTTGCGTCAGACCCTCCAACAGATTCAAACACTCTTGTCGTCGGAAGGCTTGCTCGTGCTGCTGGAAGCGACTCGGCCACTCCGATTCGCGGACATCATCGTGGGCCTGACGGAGGGTTGGTGGAGGTTTACCGATACGGAGCTCCGGCCCTCACACGCACTGCTTTCTCAAGACCAATGGCGGAAGTTGCTCATCGGGAGTGGATTCACCGAGGTGGCAACGTCCCCCGAACAGGAGCGGGACAGCGTTCTATCCAATCAGTCCTTGGTCCTGGCTCGCGGCCCGCGCACGGCAGAGGAGGCGAAGAAACTGGGGCAGGTAATGGGTGTCCCGGCGCGGAAGGGGAGTTGGCTGATATTGGCCGATCACGGCGCCATGGGAATAGGCCTGGAGACGACCCTGAAATCTCACGGGGAAGGCTGCGTCTTTGTTTCCGCGGGAAAGAAATTCGAAAACCGGGGTCGAGGACACTTCCAGGTCGATGCCAGCAGCCCGGAAGATTTCCAAAGGCTCTTACAGGAGGCCGGATGCTCAAATGGGTCCACCCTGAACGGAGTTGTATATCTCTGGCCACTGAACGATTCTTCCAGTGCATTCCAGGACTGGGAAACTTTGAAAGGGGAAATTCAAAAGGGATGTGGGAGTTTGCTCCACCTGGTGAAGGCCCTTGTTTCCGGCGGGAGTTCCCTGACCAACAATCTGTGGATTGTGACCCGTGGGGCCCAATCCGTGGATTCTGAAACAGCTTTGAGATCGTTGTCGCAGTCTCCGACCGCAGCCTTGGGAAGCACCATAGGCCTCGAGTACCCGGAACTCCACTGTGGAAGGGTTGATCTGGATCCCGTTGCTTCCCCCGACGAAGTGGAGGCACTTTTTGAAGAGGTCAGGAACGAGAAGGACGAGAACTTGGTGGTCTTTCGTCACGGGCGTCGCTTGGTGGCGCGACTGGTCCAAAGCAGAGTCGATTCTCCCGCAGCGCATAAGAGCCCCAAGGCAGATATCAACCAACCCTACCAGCTAAGGATCTCTTCAACCGGCATCCTGGACAATCTGTCTCTGTGTCCCGTGGAACGCCGGTCGCCGGGCCAAGGCGAAGTAGAGATTGAGGTCCACGCTACGGGTATGGGTTTCAGGGACGTTTTGATGGCGTTGGGGCGATATCCCGGGACCTCCCATGTTTTCGGATACGAATGCGCCGGAAAAATCGTGAGCGTGGGAGAAGGGGTCGAGCAGTTCCGCGTGGGGCAAAGGGTGATGGCGGTGGGACCGGGCAGTTTTTCTGCCTTCCTGACGATTTCGGCGGACCGGATCGTCGCTATCCCGGAGCCTCTCCAGGAAGATGAAGCCGCGACTCTCCCGAGTGCGTTCTTGACAGCGCAGTATGCTCTCTGTCGCCTGGGCAAGATCTCAGCCGGAGAAAAGGTACTGATTCACGCGGCGGCGGGAGGGGTAGGACTGGCGGCGGTGCAACTGGCTCAGCGGGCCGGAGCAGAGATTTTTGCCACGGCCGGGAGTGCGGAGAAGCGGGCCTATTTGAAGTCGTTGGGGGTACCTCATGTCATGGACTCGCGATCTCTCGATTTCGCCGGCGAGATCATGGAAATCACGGGCGGACACGGTGTGGACCTCGTACTCAATTCCCTGGCCGGCGAATTCATTCCCAAGAGCTTTTCCATCACAGCGACCAACGGACGGTTCTTAGAAATCGGCAGGACCGGGATTTGGGACCAGGCCCAAGTGGCCCAATTGAACAGGAATCTTTCGTACTTCCCCATCGACCTGGCTTCGACCTTCGAAAAGAGCCCTGAACTGGTTCGGAGCCTGTTCGATGAACTGATCCCGGATTTCAGGACGGGCCAGTTGAAGCCGTTGCCGCTCAAGATATTCCCCCTTGATGAATTGATCCCTGCCTTCCGGTTTATGGCGCAGGCCAGGCACATCGGCAAGGTGGTGTTGTCTCACCCGAGTTTCCGCGGACAGCGAGAGGGTTCCGCCCGTGTGGAGCCCGGCCGAGAGAGAACGCTGAAACCCGAGGGGAGCTATCTGATCACCGGGGGCCTAGGAGGACTTGGGCTGCTGGTGGCCGGGTGGATGTCGGAACAGGGTGCAACGCATCTGGTATTGACTGGCCGCAGTGGAGCTTCCGAGTCAGCGGTTAGCGCGATCCGCGCAATGGAGGAGAAAGGCACCCGCGTCGTGGTGGCCCAGGGTGATGTATCGGACCGCGCCCTCTTGGTGGAACTGTTCTCAAGGTTTGGCCATTCGCTGCCGCCCTTGCGAGGGATTGTCCACTCGGCGGGAACCCTCGACGATGGAGTCCTCGCCCAACAGACCTGGGAGCGCTTCGAGAGAGTAATGGCGCCGAAGGTGGACGGGGCATGGCATCTACATACTCTTTCGCAGGATCGGCCCCTCGATTTCTTCGTCCTCTTTTCCTCAGCAGTCTCGATGCTGGGATCGGCGGGTCAAGGGAACCATGTGGCCGCCTGCGCCTTTGAGGATGCGCTTGCACATCACCGGCACGATCTCGGATTACCCGCCCTGAGTATCAACTGGGGACCCTGGGGTGAGATTGGAGCTGCGACCCAGGGCGGGGTGAGCCACCGCCTCCGAATGAAAGGGTTTCACCTAATTGAACCGCAGCAAGGGCTGCGCGTTTTTGAACACCTGCTCTGGCAGGACCGGGCCCAGGTCGGAGTGATGTCGGTCGATTGGCGGCAGTATGTCGATTCGCTTCCTCCGGGGTGCCAGTCCATGCTGTTTTCAAGAGTGCTATCCAAGGCGGACGTCCATCCGCTGGTCGAACCACGGAAAGCCCCACAACCACCAGCCTTGCTGGAGCAACTCAGGCAAGCGCCTCCGAACAAGCGTCGCCCGCTGCTCGAGGCGCATATTCGCGAACTGGCCATCAAGGTTCTTGGGCTCAACCCTTCGTTCAAGCTCGACGTGAATCAGGGTCTGGCAACGTTCGGGATGGACTCTCTGATGACGATCGAGTTGAAGAACCGCCTCCAGGCCAGCGTTGGAAAACCATTATCCTCGACGATCGTGTTTGATCACCCCACCGTGGCGGCGCTGGCTGAGCACCTTGAGCAGAATGTTTTGATGGCTGGGGAAAATTCAAAAGAGGCAGGCAGGACAGCGAAAGCCCATGATGAAGAAGCCAGGACCCTGACCGAACTGAAGCAGCTTTCGGATGAGGAGGCAGAGGCAATACTGGCCAAAGAATTGTCCGGTACTCCCTGA